In Desulfomonile tiedjei DSM 6799, a genomic segment contains:
- the htpX gene encoding zinc metalloprotease HtpX gives MNQLRTIVLLTALAALLVVIGGVIGGKNGATIALVIAIVMNFGSYWFSDKIVLSMYQAQEVTEAEAPDLYHLVQQLADRAGLPMPRVYIIPDDSPNAFATGRNPSHAAVAVTEGILRLLSWEELAGVIGHELGHVKNRDILIQSVAATIGAAVTYLAQFGFLFGGRSDDEERGSIIGTILMMILAPLAAAIIQMAISRSREYMADDTGAQICDHPLWLASALDKLRRGSEAIPMHANQATAHMFIVSPLFGGGLASLFSTHPPIEERIARLQHMAGY, from the coding sequence ATGAACCAGCTTCGAACGATCGTATTATTGACCGCTCTGGCTGCGCTCCTGGTTGTTATCGGTGGAGTAATTGGAGGCAAGAACGGAGCCACCATCGCTCTGGTGATTGCCATTGTCATGAATTTTGGAAGTTACTGGTTCAGCGACAAGATCGTCCTGAGCATGTATCAGGCTCAGGAAGTGACTGAGGCTGAAGCTCCGGATCTTTATCACCTGGTTCAACAACTGGCTGACAGGGCAGGCCTGCCCATGCCAAGGGTGTACATTATACCTGACGATTCACCCAACGCCTTTGCAACCGGGCGAAATCCTTCCCACGCGGCCGTTGCCGTGACTGAAGGTATTCTCCGCCTGTTGTCCTGGGAAGAGCTGGCTGGAGTCATCGGTCATGAGCTGGGCCACGTGAAAAACCGGGACATCTTGATCCAAAGCGTCGCGGCAACTATCGGCGCGGCAGTGACATATCTTGCTCAGTTTGGTTTCCTATTCGGCGGCCGTTCGGACGATGAAGAACGAGGTTCTATCATAGGCACCATTCTCATGATGATTCTGGCCCCATTGGCCGCGGCAATTATTCAGATGGCAATCTCGCGATCCCGTGAGTATATGGCGGACGACACAGGTGCTCAAATATGCGATCACCCGCTCTGGCTGGCAAGCGCTTTGGATAAGCTGAGGAGAGGCTCCGAAGCCATCCCGATGCATGCCAATCAGGCAACTGCTCACATGTTCATCGTGAGCCCTCTGTTCGGCGGCGGCCTGGCAAGTCTGTTTTCCACCCATCCGCCAATCGAAGAGAGAATCGCGCGGCTGCAGCACATGGCAGGCTATTAA
- the rsmB gene encoding 16S rRNA (cytosine(967)-C(5))-methyltransferase RsmB, translated as MASLFTPSRKVALQVLQEVREGRFAEDALSDALDRQSLSAKDRNLATELVYGVVRWRDRLDSIIRRCVIRPGTRMDPDVREILRTALYQIFFLQRIPEHAAVDQAVMYASQRSKKHAGFVNAVLRRALRDRETADPPPEKDPRRLAVYYSHPEWLVRRWLHRFGYRKTKHILQHNNSKASLELRLNTLKATPDTVSQITEESELQAIPGFPNALRVMRSSGKVETIKGFLEGSLVVQALASQMIAPLLKPQPDMRILDACAAPGGKTSHLAALVQDNARIVALDISQQRLNETAANLQRLGVHSVEFVVGDAADPQMVKELGTFDRILVDAPCSNLGVLRHNPEAKYRVTPEALMQFARIQSRILSNMAGLLNPGGMLVYSVCSPTEEETVGVVDAFLTASPGFSLLPFIREEVPMPVLVDARGFFATFPPPPEMPLDGFFAARVARK; from the coding sequence GTGGCGTCTCTATTTACTCCATCGAGAAAAGTAGCTTTACAAGTACTCCAAGAAGTTCGCGAAGGCCGGTTCGCAGAAGACGCGCTCTCCGATGCGCTCGATCGCCAGAGCCTCTCGGCCAAAGACAGAAACCTCGCGACAGAGCTTGTGTACGGTGTGGTTCGCTGGCGCGATCGTCTGGACTCGATTATACGGCGATGCGTTATCAGACCGGGAACCAGGATGGATCCGGATGTTCGGGAAATCCTGAGGACTGCGCTGTACCAGATCTTCTTTCTTCAGAGAATTCCCGAGCATGCCGCAGTCGATCAGGCGGTAATGTATGCATCCCAACGCTCTAAGAAGCATGCGGGATTCGTTAACGCGGTGCTCAGGAGAGCTTTGCGAGACAGAGAAACAGCCGATCCTCCTCCGGAAAAAGATCCGAGACGACTGGCCGTTTACTATTCTCACCCGGAATGGCTGGTCCGCCGATGGCTTCACCGTTTTGGTTACAGAAAAACCAAACACATTTTACAGCACAACAATTCCAAAGCTTCCCTTGAGCTGAGGCTCAATACCCTCAAGGCGACGCCGGATACCGTTTCACAAATCACAGAAGAATCGGAGCTTCAGGCAATTCCCGGGTTTCCGAACGCTTTGCGCGTTATGCGTTCCTCGGGAAAAGTTGAAACAATCAAGGGATTTCTTGAAGGCTCGCTGGTAGTGCAAGCGCTCGCGTCACAGATGATTGCGCCCCTTTTGAAACCTCAGCCTGACATGCGAATTCTCGATGCGTGCGCAGCTCCGGGAGGAAAGACATCGCACCTCGCTGCTCTCGTTCAGGACAATGCGCGAATAGTCGCGCTCGATATTTCACAACAACGCCTGAATGAGACGGCTGCAAACCTCCAGCGGTTGGGTGTGCATTCAGTTGAGTTCGTCGTAGGCGACGCGGCCGATCCGCAGATGGTGAAAGAACTGGGTACATTCGATAGAATCCTCGTGGATGCACCCTGCTCCAATTTAGGGGTGCTTCGGCACAATCCCGAAGCCAAGTATCGGGTGACTCCGGAAGCTCTCATGCAGTTTGCACGAATCCAGTCACGCATCCTCTCCAATATGGCAGGTCTCCTGAATCCCGGAGGAATGCTCGTATATTCCGTGTGCTCGCCCACTGAAGAGGAAACGGTGGGGGTTGTCGATGCCTTCCTCACCGCAAGTCCAGGATTTTCGCTGCTCCCGTTCATCCGGGAAGAAGTCCCGATGCCCGTTTTGGTGGACGCGCGCGGTTTTTTCGCAACGTTCCCTCCACCCCCCGAAATGCCTCTGGATGGTTTTTTTGCCGCTCGCGTAGCGAGAAAATAG
- the fmt gene encoding methionyl-tRNA formyltransferase, giving the protein MSLRVVFMGSPDFSVPVLLALHENFTVVGVVTQRDKPRGRGQKISSTPVKIAADRFGIPVMEPERLNQDVVDAMVEWNPDVIVVAAYGKILPSKILEMPRMGCVNLHASLLPLYRGASPISAAILDGKSFTGVCTMLMDKGMDTGDILLCREIPIAENDTTGSLHDKLLEPGASLVVDTLRLMIAGEITPIPQDHAKATYTKLLTKKDGKLDWSRDAEFLSRLVRAMSPWPGAFFVFQEEQVKLSDAQHRTGKAEPGEIYDIVPDGILVGTGKDLLLLKTVQAPGRKAVSASDFARGKHLKRGDFMQ; this is encoded by the coding sequence ATGAGCCTCAGGGTGGTCTTTATGGGATCCCCCGACTTTTCGGTTCCAGTCCTGCTTGCTCTCCATGAAAATTTTACCGTCGTCGGAGTCGTTACTCAGCGCGACAAGCCTCGGGGGAGAGGGCAGAAGATTTCATCAACACCGGTGAAAATTGCCGCAGATCGATTCGGCATCCCTGTTATGGAACCGGAACGTCTGAATCAGGATGTTGTCGACGCGATGGTCGAATGGAATCCCGATGTAATTGTCGTAGCAGCGTACGGGAAAATTTTGCCGTCGAAAATTCTTGAGATGCCGCGTATGGGGTGTGTAAATCTCCATGCATCGCTTTTGCCTCTCTATCGTGGCGCATCGCCCATTTCAGCGGCCATTCTCGACGGAAAAAGTTTCACGGGTGTTTGCACTATGCTCATGGACAAGGGCATGGATACAGGTGACATCTTGCTGTGCCGGGAAATACCTATTGCCGAAAACGACACCACCGGTTCGCTTCATGACAAATTATTGGAACCTGGAGCCTCCCTGGTGGTCGATACTTTACGGCTCATGATTGCAGGAGAAATCACCCCTATTCCTCAGGATCACGCAAAGGCGACCTACACGAAGTTGCTCACGAAAAAAGACGGCAAACTTGACTGGTCCAGAGATGCGGAATTCCTCTCCCGGCTGGTAAGGGCAATGAGCCCGTGGCCTGGAGCTTTCTTTGTATTCCAGGAAGAACAGGTGAAACTCAGCGACGCACAGCATCGTACCGGTAAAGCAGAACCGGGCGAGATTTATGATATTGTTCCGGATGGAATCCTTGTCGGCACGGGTAAGGATCTCCTGTTGCTGAAAACGGTGCAGGCTCCGGGTCGAAAAGCGGTTTCAGCTTCGGATTTCGCTCGAGGAAAACACCTCAAAAGAGGAGATTTCATGCAGTAA
- a CDS encoding class I SAM-dependent methyltransferase: MAARISTEYVKCDLCGSEDQTLLFSKTDPVTRQDFNLVQCSCGMAFVNPMPAEESIPALYPDDYHKDKDVDVERFRRLLDYLPQQSGTLLDIGCGRGDFVKLAGDAGWRAEGVDLIDWKTPHEISVRIGDFLTMELPESHYQAITAWAFLEHVRKPSLYFRRVSELISPEGRFVFLVPNIGAFGMRSSCAEDVPRHLSLFTPQSIAGYLDTCSMEIDRIFHTDQIYTSYPFGLLRLLLIPSARRNSSCAYRQNKSVAMLRNQRFRGNVGPWMKQVATSIPITDIVIDLADIGLAVLIAKASKLLGNYGIVIVSAKKKAILKEDC; encoded by the coding sequence ATGGCGGCAAGAATATCAACGGAATACGTGAAATGCGATCTGTGCGGGTCTGAAGATCAGACATTACTCTTCTCAAAAACGGATCCCGTAACGCGACAGGATTTTAACCTGGTCCAATGCTCGTGCGGAATGGCATTCGTTAACCCCATGCCTGCAGAGGAATCGATTCCCGCGCTGTACCCCGACGATTATCACAAAGACAAAGATGTGGACGTGGAGAGATTCAGACGACTCCTGGATTACTTGCCACAGCAATCCGGAACGCTTCTCGATATCGGTTGCGGCCGCGGAGATTTCGTGAAGCTTGCAGGAGACGCCGGGTGGAGAGCCGAAGGCGTGGATCTCATCGATTGGAAGACTCCGCACGAAATTTCAGTACGAATAGGCGACTTCCTGACGATGGAACTTCCGGAATCCCATTATCAGGCTATCACTGCATGGGCTTTTCTTGAACATGTCCGCAAACCTTCTCTGTATTTCCGGAGGGTCTCGGAGCTGATCAGTCCGGAGGGACGTTTCGTTTTTCTCGTGCCGAACATTGGGGCGTTTGGAATGCGGAGCAGTTGCGCGGAAGATGTGCCGCGCCATCTTTCACTATTTACTCCTCAATCGATCGCAGGATATCTGGATACCTGCTCAATGGAAATTGACAGGATCTTCCACACGGATCAAATCTATACATCGTACCCGTTCGGCCTGTTAAGGCTGTTGCTCATACCGTCAGCACGCAGGAATTCCTCATGTGCGTACAGGCAGAACAAATCGGTTGCCATGCTGCGCAATCAACGTTTCAGAGGCAACGTCGGCCCCTGGATGAAACAGGTTGCCACGTCAATTCCTATTACGGATATTGTGATCGATCTGGCTGATATAGGGCTGGCTGTGCTGATTGCAAAGGCGTCTAAACTGCTGGGCAATTACGGGATTGTCATAGTTTCGGCAAAAAAAAAAGCAATCCTAAAGGAGGATTGCTAA